Proteins from a single region of Argopecten irradians isolate NY chromosome 7, Ai_NY, whole genome shotgun sequence:
- the LOC138328389 gene encoding carbohydrate sulfotransferase 14-like, with product MRCTWQLTIGLLAIISFVVWTYRDDAGQGYPEFNNPTDDQTNFFGGHKKVNNFVTNQVTREKIIQNRFESMRFNMSEACQSKSVYQVYPSLGSIKQRNLYYDYKHNFVYCMVEKIGSKFWRRVFHLLNHPEYRNLYSIPSDVIRNEEVPTLRYVSVQNATKIIESANKVMFVREPYARAFSGYVDKLYSLNYYYMQTLGRPIIKGLRSNANSASLACGHDLTFVEFIRYIVAMKQRHRQSSIDVHFSQIYAHCLPCELKYDYIGTMENFDEDASFLISKLQLFKDVPVDHELSKNASVTVSIYMVINDTFSQRPKFAHCMTWADMVRRAWRTLQIRGLIDPKAAVPTSTNVSIETLYHEAVKVSDPSRVSEYKRKSMVDTYRTLDIQLLEKFREYVLPDCKLFGYDDRPSSIFDRPFIY from the exons ATGAGGTGTACTTGGCAGTTGACAATAGGCTTGTTAGCAATAATAAGCTTTGTCGTCTGGACCTATCGCGATGACGCGGGTCAAG GTTATCCAGAGTTTAATAATCCAACTGATGATCAG ACAAACTTCTTTGGAGGCCACAAGAAAGTAAACAACTTTGTAACAAATCAAGTTACTCGCGAAAAAATCATCCAGAACCGTTTTGAGTCTATGCGTTTTAATATGTCCGAAGCGTGTCAATCTAAATCTGTGTATCAAGTCTATCCATCCCTAGGGTCAATCAAGCAACGAAATTTATATTACGACTATAAACACAACTTTGTCTACTGTATGGTAGAGAAAATTGGGAGCAAATTCTGGAGAAGAGTGTTCCATCTTCTGAATCACCCGGAATACAGAAATTTGTACTCCATCCCTAGTGATGTGATCCGTAACGAAGAAGTCCCGACCTTACGGTACGTCAGTGTCCAAAATGCCACCAAAATAATCGAATCAGCAAACAAGGTTATGTTTGTTCGGGAGCCATACGCACGAGCTTTTTCTGGATACGTGGACAAACTGTATTCTCTGAATTATTATTACATGCAAACGCTCGGCAGACCTATCATTAAAGGATTGCGGAGTAACGCGAATAGTGCAAGCCTAGCGTGTGGCCACGATTTGACTTTTGTGGAATTCATACGATATATAGTGgcaatgaaacaaagacatcgTCAAAGCAGTATTGATGTACATTTTTCACAAATCTACGCGCATTGTTTACCTTGTGagttaaaatatgattatatagGTACAATGGAAAACTTCGATGAAGACGCATCGTTCTTGATTTCCAAGCTGCAGCTATTCAAAGACGTACCTGTAGATCACGAGTTATCAaaaaatgcatcagtgacagtGTCGATATATATGGTAATTAATGACACTTTCAGTCAAAGGCCGAAGTTCGCTCACTGTATGACCTGGGCGGATATGGTCAGGCGCGCATGGCGGACACTACAAATACGAGGTTTGATTGATCCTAAAGCTGCAGTTCCAACATCCACAAACGTTTCCATAGAAACATTATACCATGAGGCGGTCAAGGTCAGTGATCCTTCACGTGTGTCAGAATATAAACGAAAATCAATGGTAGATACATACAGGACACTCGACATCCAATTGTTGGAAAAATTCAGAGAATACGTCTTACCTGATTGTAAGTTGTTTGGATATGATGATCGGCCGTCAAGCATATTTGATAGACCGTTTATATATTAA
- the LOC138328387 gene encoding cytochrome P450 3A24-like produces MLVLGLVEIPWWAQLLILFVSSIVAYVVYMSWEYNVFKKMGVDGPKPTLVLGNFGTFMSVGMVKAEREFYQKYGKIFGTFETKYPNLFIGDPKLMKIILVKDFNSFVNRRGFDQVDDEFSQSLLLLKDDHWRFVRNIVTPTFSGKKLRDMCPLIRQAGDLLLENLEEKAAKDEDTSLKETFGAFTMDVIARTAFGLEINSQKDPNDPFIKHVKIFTNSKIAALLIMIYLFFPFLNWLVPLIQSVGINLTKEATNFFISVTEKALKDRRQNPGKHSDFLELMAHAQAANEECSKTDSSTPDPLSSRKKLTDKEIRSQALVFFMAGHETSSNALMFSFYHLAVHTDVCDMVLQELDDNLGKVAPDYDNIKKLPYLEMVIDETLRIFPGASRIDRVASRDVIVGNVKIPKGMTVSMPVGAIMMDPEYWPDPDKFDPERFTPEAKAERDPFTYLPFGAGPRNCIGTRMAMMQIKMCMAQVLQSFRPVRTERTDCPPKLSKLGNMVTDEGLWIKFVKRT; encoded by the exons ATACATGTCCTGGGAATATAATGTCTTTAAGAAGATGGGCGTGGATGGCCCAAAACCTACCCTTGTGCTTGGGAATTTTGGAACATTTATGTCAGTg GGTATGGTGAAGGCAGAACGGGagttttatcaaaaatatggAAAGATATTCGG GACATTTGAAACGAAGTACCCCAACCTGTTTATTGGAGAtccaaaattgatgaaaattattttagtAAAGGATTTCAACAGTTTTGTCAACAGAAGG GGTTTTGACCAAGTTGATGACGAATTTAGCCAGTCTTTACTATTACTTAAAGACGACCACTGGAGATTTGTCAGAAATATCGTAACGCCAACTTTTAGTGGAAAGAAGTTACGAGAC ATGTGCCCTCTCATACGACAAGCTGGCGACCTATTACTTGAAAACTTGGAAGAAAAAGCAGCGAAAGACGAGGACACAAGCTTGAAAGA GACGTTTGGCGCCTTTACTATGGATGTCATTGCACGAACTGCTTTCGGGTTGGAAATCAATTCTCAGAAAGACCCAAATGATCCCTTTATAAAACACGTAAAGATATTCACGAATTCGAAAATAGCAGCATTACTTATCATGATTTATT TGTTCTTTCCATTTTTGAACTGGCTTGTTCCCCTTATACAGTCTGTTGGTATAAATCTTACCAAAGAAGCAACAAATTTCTTCATTAGTGTTACAGAAAAAGCTTTGAAGGACAGACGCCAGAATCCAGGG AAACATTCCGATTTCCTAGAACTCATGGCGCATGCTCAAGCAGCCAATGAGGAGTGTTCTAAAACTGACAGCTCTACACCAGATCCCTTGTCATCTAGAAAGA aactTACGGATAAAGAGATCAGGTCCCAGGCACTTGTGTTTTTCATGGCAGGACATGAAACGTCATCAAATGCCttgatgttttctttttatcacCTGGCTGTCCACACGGACGTCTGCGATATGGTCCTACAGGAGCTGGACGATAACCTTGGGAAG GTAGCACCGGATTATGACAACATCAAAAAGCTGCCATACTTGGAAATGGTTATTGACGAGACACTAAGAATCTTCCCTGGGGCATCTAG AATCGACCGTGTTGCTAGTCGGGATGTTATCGTTGGTAACGTAAAGATCCCTAAAGGTATGACTGTGTCAATGCCAGTAGGGGCTATAATGATGGACCCAGAGTATTGGCCAGACCCGGATAAGTTTGACCCAGAAAG ATTCACACCCGAGGCCAAAGCTGAGAGGGACCCGTTCACATATCTGCCGTTTGGAGCTGGACCCCGGAACTGTATAGGTACCCGAATGGCTATGATGCAGATAAAGATGTGTATGGCACAGGTTCTGCAGTCGTTCAGGCCAGTTCGTACCGAGAGAACAGAT TGTCCACCAAAGCTTAGTAAATTAGGGAACATGGTTACTGATGAAGGGTTGTGGATCAAGTTTGTGAAGAGGACTTAA